The following coding sequences are from one Musa acuminata AAA Group cultivar baxijiao chromosome BXJ2-4, Cavendish_Baxijiao_AAA, whole genome shotgun sequence window:
- the LOC103983392 gene encoding protein HAIKU1 isoform X2 yields the protein MDHSRNHHHQQQHLGVNKLGKNIRKSPLHQPTYYSNPKPQHPPPPLPQQQQQQPPPPQPQVYNISKNDFRSIVQQLTGTPSRDNSPAPPPPRPRPPQPRPSSTRLQKIRPPPLAPIARPPPPPLAASRPPPRYRPPIPYQNPNPNLPPAAVDPSSFPRRLPSAAAAGPAWADSPVSAYMRYLESSLLGSDTSRQPHPQPQQHLPPLPSPGLLPSPRPPIPLPSPRAVANSSFMPPPPSPSASALPSPSTFLNILSPRSPYPLLSPGFQYPPPLTPNFALSPLSQSGILGAGPVPGPHPPPSPGLWFPQSPSGFLPILSPRWRDML from the coding sequence atggaTCACTCGAGGAACCACCACCATCAACAACAACATCTGGGAGTCAACAAGCTGGGTAAGAACATCCGCAAGAGCCCTCTCCACCAGCCAACCTACTATTCCAACCCAAAGCCAcagcatcctcctcctcctcttcctcagcagcagcagcagcagccaccgccgccgcagccgcaggTGTACAATATCAGCAAGAACGACTTCCGCAGCATCGTCCAGCAGCTCACCGGCACCCCCTCCCGCGACAACAGCCCCGCCCCTCCCCCTCCGCGGCCGCGGCCGCCGCAGCCGAGGCCCTCCAGCACCCGCCTCCAGAAGATCCGTCCCCCGCCGCTCGCCCCCATCGCCCGGCCGCCTCCCCCTCCGCTCGCCGCCTCCCGCCCTCCTCCCCGCTACCGTCCCCCCATCCCGtaccaaaaccctaaccctaacctgcCCCCCGCCGCGGTTGACCCTTCTTCCTTCCCGCGCCGCTTGccctccgccgctgccgccgGCCCTGCGTGGGCTGACTCGCCCGTCTCCGCCTACATGCGCTATCTTGAGAGCTCTCTCCTCGGCTCCGACACGTCCCGCCAACCTCATCCCCAGCCACAGCAGCACCTGCCGCCCCTTCCGTCCCCGGGACTGCTTCCCTCTCCGCGCCCCCCGATCCCCTTGCCGTCCCCGAGGGCAGTCGCGAATTCGAGCTTtatgcctcctcctccttccccgtCAGCATCGGCCCTGCCTTCTCCCAGCACGTTCTTGAACATCCTCTCGCCGAGATCTCCTTATCCGCTGCTTTCACCCGGGTTCCAGTACCCTCCGCCGCTGACCCCCAACTTTGCTCTCTCACCATTGTCTCAATCTGGGATCCTGGGGGCTGGACCAGTTCCTGGTCCGCATCCACCACCCTCTCCCGGGCTCTGGTTCCCTCAATCGCCCTCTGGATTTTTACCCATTCTGAGCCCCAGATGGAGGGATATGTTGTAG
- the LOC103982587 gene encoding putative gamma-glutamylcyclotransferase At3g02910, with amino-acid sequence MGAEGMMEGRLVFTYGTLKRGFSNHGLLQDMVRTGDAAFVGAARTAGRLPLVCGPYRVPFLLNLPGAGERVSGELYAISPRALARMDELEGTRKGHYERLPISVVVVGGDGSQEAAEVDAEAYYAHRSYAGELWRRNEETGYKVYSEKEAKGYVKRADRPQDITFLDQIRIFLASPQT; translated from the coding sequence ATGGGGGCGGAGGGGATGATGGAAGGGCGGCTGGTGTTCACGTACGGCACGCTCAAGCGCGGCTTCTCCAACCACGGCCTCCTCCAGGACATGGTCCGAACCGGGGACGCCGCCTTCGTGGGCGCCGCCCGCACCGCCGGCCGCCTCCCCCTCGTCTGCGGGCCCTACCGCGTCCCTTTCCTCCTCAACCTCCCCGGCGCCGGCGAGCGCGTGTCCGGCGAGCTGTACGCCATCTCCCCCCGCGCCCTCGCCCGCATGGACGAGCTCGAGGGCACCCGCAAGGGCCACTACGAGCGCCTCCCCAtctccgtcgtcgtcgtcggtggCGACGGCAGCCAGGAGGCGGCGGAGGTGGACGCGGAGGCATACTACGCCCACCGGAGCTACGCGGGGGAGCTGTGGAGGCGGAACGAGGAGACGGGGTACAAGGTGTACTCGGAGAAGGAGGCCAAGGGGTACGTGAAGCGCGCGGATCGCCCGCAGGACATCACCTTCCTCGACCAGATCCGCATCTTCTTGGCCTCGCCCCAGACTTAA
- the LOC135611116 gene encoding protein RGF1 INDUCIBLE TRANSCRIPTION FACTOR 1-like, whose protein sequence is MIQVAIDRESPFKELDSKNRGIMGAGGKEEEEEEQWPPWLRPLLSTSFFVQCKRHADAHKSECNMYCLDCMNGALCSLCLARHSDHRSIQIRRSSYHDVIRVSEIQKVLDITGVQTYIINSARVVFLNERPQQRPGKGVTNICEVCERSLVDSFRFCSLGCKIAGAASHYNRKKKNHPQKKKNKKKTKQSTAASDSDASGTSTSRGSVKSNATQSFTPSTPPPTAASFRSAKRRKGIPHRAPFGSIMLEF, encoded by the exons ATGATCCAGGTGGCGATCGATCGAGAATCTCCGTTCAAAGAGCTTGACAGCAAGAACAGAGGAATCATG GGAGCgggagggaaggaggaggaggaggaggagcagtggCCGCCGTGGCTGCGCCCGCTGCTGTCGACGAGCTTCTTCGTGCAATGCAAGCGGCACGCTGACGCCCACAAGAGCGAGTGCAATATGTACTGTCTCGACTGCATGAACGGCGCCCTCTGCTCCCTCTGCCTCGCGCGTCACAGCGACCATCGCTCCATCCAG ATACGACGGTCGTCCTACCACGACGTGATCCGAGTCTCGGAGATCCAGAAGGTGTTGGACATCACCGGCGTGCAGACCTACATTATCAACAGCGCCCGCGTCGTCTTCCTCAACGAGCGCCCCCAGCAGAGGCCCGGCAAGGGCGTCACCAACATCTGCGAGGTCTGCGAGCGGAGCCTCGTGGACTCCTTCCGCTTCTGCTCCCTCGGCTGCAAG ATTGCGGGCGCCGCCTCTCACTACAACAGGAAGAAAAAGAACCATccccagaagaagaagaacaagaagaagacgaAGCAGTCAACCGCGGCTTCCGACTCAGACGCCTCCGGCACCAGCACCAGCCGCGGCAGCGTGAAGAGCAACGCCACACAGAGCTTCACCCCATCGACGCCGCCGCCGACCGCCGCCAGCTTCCGCAGCGCCAAGAGAAGGAAGGGCATCCCCCACCGAGCCCCCTTCGGAAGCATAATGCTGGAATTCTAA
- the LOC135611117 gene encoding uncharacterized protein LOC135611117: MRGDRGSTAEEAVPWWEKEVAAAAAAAAAGDDEEGWKCRKQHVQPLYGVCPSCLRDRLLRLCPDCANVRPCGCFPSYSSSSSSSSLSSADLARSGGVGGGGEERGGVGIGVVGPVSRLMDSEPAFRRSRSVGFQLLRTRSVASAASEVGNVAQPSPPSGGGKGWATFWPFSWALGRRASAETAGAKLYRSRSVAAGRSPDASGGRKVGRGKGSRRWHFPSPMKVFRRQKSTMRVVQERSPLWRG; this comes from the coding sequence ATGAGGGGCGACCGGGGATCGACGGCGGAGGAGGCGGTTCCATGGTGGGAGAAGGAAgtcgcagcggcggcggcggcggcggcggcgggggatgACGAGGAAGGGTGGAAGTGCCGGAAACAGCACGTGCAGCCCCTTTACGGAGTCTGCCCCTCCTGCCTTCGCGATCGTCTCCTCCGTCTCTGCCCGGACTGCGCCAACGTCCGCCCTTGCGGTTGTTTCCCCTCCTACTCCTCGTCGTCCTCCTCGTCGTCCCTTTCCTCCGCCGATCTCGCCAGATCCGGAGGAGTAGGAGGCGGAGGAGAAGAGCGTGGGGGCGTTGGGATCGGAGTGGTGGGTCCAGTATCGCGGCTGATGGATAGCGAACCGGCCTTCCGGCGGTCCCGATCGGTGGGGTTCCAGCTGCTCAGGACGAGATCGGTGGCTTCCGCCGCTTCCGAAGTCGGCAACGTCGCGCAACCGTCTCCTCCGTCTGGAGGCGGCAAAGGGTGGGCTACGTTCTGGCCGTTCTCTTGGGCCCTGGGAAGGAGGGCATCCGCGGAGACGGCGGGGGCGAAGCTGTACAGGTCGAGGTCGGTGGCCGCGGGGCGCTCGCCGGATGCGAGTGGCGGCCGCAAGGTGGGGAGGGGGAAGGGGTCTCGGAGGTGGCACTTCCCGAGCCCGATGAAGGTATTCCGACGCCAGAAGTCGACGATGAGGGTAGTTCAAGAGCGGTCACCGTTGTGGCGGGGGTGA